In the Topomyia yanbarensis strain Yona2022 chromosome 3, ASM3024719v1, whole genome shotgun sequence genome, one interval contains:
- the LOC131687152 gene encoding uncharacterized protein LOC131687152 — protein sequence MHAPSMSSQTALVSHTGEVIPGTVFLPTALVNIRNGRGRIVTARCLLDCASQRNFVSGALCERLQLPRIRLPHAIPISGIGNTTTLVEYQATITIFSRVTPFSVQCSMLVLPSITVKLPQSTVEARHWPIPKHVELADPTFAVTGDIDMILGAAHFFQILRYGRISLGEELSLLQNTEFGWVVSGECLLENHDHSDPRKCQFSNPCTIDELVNRFWQLEEVHDAKGWSPSERYCEEHFLKNTTRNSEGRYVVKLPKRDELLWQLKDNKYNATRRFFSLERSLGASPDKKAMYQQFIHEYVRLGHMREIGPDEIDAQPQYYLPHHAVMKLDSTTTKLRTVFDASCRSKSGISLNDVLLPGPTIQDTLVTIVLRFRIHQFVISADIEKMYRQILVHPTDQPLQRILWRDDPEASLKSYQLRTVTYGTSSAPFLATRVLQKLADDEGQHFPLAEPAVRHDFYVDNLLSGSDEAESLAVICNQLIAMLACAGLPLRQWSSNCQAILDTIPLELRETKTLLDLDHESSVTALGLRWEPSTDFLSFKTPNWKECTVLNKRTILSQISSLFDPLGLIGPTIAKAKIMLQSLWKLHLDWDTPVANGFAHEWQEFHQKFSALAHLRVSRHVLRPGYDRLEIHGFSDASESAYGACIYLRSIPAEGPCTVRLVISKSKVAPMGTQTIPRLELCAAQLLSRLLKQVQDSIDITATTYLWTDSSIVLNWISATPSTWKTFVANRVAEIQELTSHAVWNHVPSEDNPADLVSRGMDLDELLASALWWNGPQWLKLIFAPWPAKYVVATSNSDQPEVRQTIALPVVSVEPSDIVDRYSSLRQLLRIGTLLRRFAANCLHRKNHQPILVGPLTALDIDRTLLNLVRRIQQQYFANEIRQLETVGKVNRKSKLRYLHPTLVDGIIRVGGRLHNAAIPVDGRHPIVLPKHRLTDMIATREHHKTLHAGPSLLLSSLRQRFWPLGGRNLVRNIVHGCMVCARAKPKPLQQLMGDLPSVRVNQAYPFQNVGVDLAGPMYVRTSLRNKRSPFFKAYITVYVCMATKAVHLDLVSDLTTSTFIASLRRFVGRRGKPAHIYCDNATNFVGAQRELEELRKLFRTQVHQDAVANECADNGIQFHFIPPRSPTFGGIWEACVKSVKTLLRKILGNAHLTESELQTALIQVESMLNSRPITPLPDNPSDELALTPGHFLIGRPLNAVPDPDCREVPESRLSRWERVQQLTQHFWSRWHKEYLATLQSRYRWTDAMDNLAVGSIVALKDERAPPLKWPLGRVLSVHPGPDGPVRVATVKSTFGIVQRAISKLCLLPVEVAPPIALAQGTEPPDEIPALAQGTEPPDEIPALAQGTEPPDELPAPTRGNESPDEILAQARGYRAVRGSPVKNQASPFRVQMFLLYSTPLPDSILQSDPTHLE from the exons ATGCATGCGCCTTCCATGAGTTCTCAGACTGCCCTCGTATCACATACTGGTGAAGTGATTCCTGGAACCGTTTTCCTTCCGACGGCGCTAGTGAATATCCGTAACGGTAGAGGTCGCATCGTCACTGCTCGTTGCTTGCTGGACTGTGCTTCCCAACGCAACTTTGTTTCTGGGGCTCTTTGCGAACGACTGCAGCTTCCTCGCATCCGATTGCCGCATGCTATCCCGATAAGCGGAATCGGAAACACTACAACGCTGGTTGAATACCAGGCCACGATAACCATCTTCTCTCGAGTCACTCCCTTCTCCGTACAATGCTCCATGCTCGTTCTGCCTTCCATTACCGTCAAGCTGCCCCAGTCGACGGTAGAAGCCCGCCACTGGCCGATTCCAAAGCACGTGGAGCTTGCAGATCCAACATTCGCTGTTACTGGCGACATCGACATGATTCTGGGTGCCGCCCATTTCTTCCAAATTCTTCGATACGGCAGGATATCGCTCGGGGAAGAGTTATCGCTTCTGCAGAACACAGAGTTCGGTTGGGTCGTCTCCGGAGAGTGTTTATTGGAAAACCACGATCACAGCGATCCACGCAAGTGCCAGTTCAGTAATCCCTGCACAATCGATGAATTGGTCAACCGATTCTGGCAGCTCGAAGAAGTCCACGATGCAAAGGGATGGTCTCCGTCGGAACGATACTGTGAGGAACATTTCTTGAAGAACACCACCCGCAACTCCGAAGGCCGCTACGTCGTCAAGCTTCCCAAGCGTGACGAGCTGCTTTGGCAGTTAAAGGACAACAAATACAACGCCACCCGCCGCTTCTTCTCTCTAGAACGCTCACTCGGTGCGAGTCCCGATAAGAAGGCGATGTATCAGCAGTTCATCCACGAGTACGTGAGATTGGGACATATGCGGGAGATTGGCCCCGATGAAATCGACGCGCAACCGCAATACTACCTTCCACACCACGCTGTGATGAAACTCGACAGCACCACTACAAAGCTTCGTACCGTATTCGACGCATCATGCCGCTCGAAGTCCGGTATCTCGCTGAACGACGTCCTGCTTCCTGGTCCCACAATCCAGGACACTCTCGTGACGATTGTCCTCCGTTTTCGAATCCACCAGTTCGTGATATCTGCggacattgaaaaaatgtacCGGCAGATTTTGGTCCATCCCACCGACCAACCGCTGCAGCGAATTCTCTGGCGCGACGATCCCGAGGCTTCACTGAAGAGCTACCAGCTCCGCACCGTCACATACGGCACAAGCagtgctccatttttggcaactaggGTGCTGCAGAAGCTCGCCGATGATGAAGGGCAACATTTTCCGCTGGCGGAACCCGCTGTCCGCCACGACTTCTACGTCGACAATTTGCTGTCCGGTTCTGACGAGGCTGAATCTCTCGCCGTTATCTGCAACCAGCTCATTGCAATGCTCGCTTGCGCAGGACTTCCTCTCCGACAATGGTCTTCGAATTGTCAAGCTATTCTTGATACCATTCCGTTGGAGCTCCGAGAGACGAAAACACTACTCGATTTGGACCACGAGTCCTCCGTGACTGCGCTTGGCCTCCGCTGGGAACCGTCGACCGATTTTCTTTCGTTCAAGACGCCGAATTGGAAGGAATGCACGGTTCTGAACAAACGAACGATCCTCTCTCAGATCAGCAGTCTTTTCGACCCCTTAGGTTTGATTGGACCGACCATTGCAAAGGCGAAAATCATGCTGCAGAGTCTTTGGAAGCTCCATCTCGACTGGGACACACCCGTGGCTAACGGATTCGCTCACGAATGGCAGGAATTTCACCAGAAGTTTTCAGCACTTGCCCACCTTCGAGTTTCTCGCCATGTGTTACGTCCGGGTTACGACCGCTTGGAGATTCACGGGTTCAGCGACGCTTCAGAGTCTGCATATGGTGCATGCATCTATCTCCGGTCAATACCTGCCGAGGGCCCTTGTACAGTTCGCTTGGTGATTTCTAAGTCCAAGGTCGCTCCGATGGGGACTCAAACCATTCCACGCCTCGAGCTATGCGCAGCTCAACTCCTGTCCAGACTTCTGAAACAAGTTCAGGACAGCATCGACATCACCGCAACCACATATCTGTGGACCGATTCTTCCATCGTCTTGAACTGGATATCCGCAACTCCATCGACATGGAAAACGTTCGTAGCCAACCGAGTGGCTGAAATCCAAGAGCTGACGTCTCACGCCGTTTGGAATCACGTCCCATCCGAAGACAATCCCGCTGATCTCGTTTCTCGAGGAATGGACCTCGATGAACTCCTTGCCAGTGCACTGTGGTGGAACGGACCGCAGTGGCTGAAACTAATATTCGCTCCTTGGCCAGCGAAGTACGTCGTAGCGACCTCAAACTCAGACCAACCGGAGGTCCGACAGACTATTGCCCTTCCGGTCGTGAGCGTAGAACCGTCAGATATCGTCGATCGCTATTCCAGTCTTCGTCAGCTACTTCGGATCGGCACACTTCTTCGACGTTTCGCCGCTAATTGTCTCCACCGTAAGAATCACCAGCCTATTCTTGTCGGCCCGTTGACGGCTCTTGACATTGATCGCACTCTGCTCAATCTGGTCCGTCGCATACAACAGCAGTACTTTGCCAACGAGATACGCCAACTTGAAACCGTCGGAAAAGTAAACCGTAAATCCAAGCTACGGTATCTGCACCCGACACTCGTAGACGGCATTATTCGTGTCGGCGGCCGGCTTCACAATGCAGCGATACCTGTCGACGGAAGACACCCGATCGTCCTCCCCAAACATCGTCTCACCGACATGATCGCCACGAGAGAACACCATAAGACGCTCCATGCCGGTCCCAGCTTACTACTATCCTCGTTGCGCCAAAGATTTTGGCCCCTCGGCGGACGGAACTTGGTTCGCAACATTGTTCACGGCTGCATGGTATGCGCACGTGCCAAACCCAAGCCGTTGCAGCAGCTGATGGGGGATCTGCCATCTGTTCGGGTCAACCAGGCGTACCCGTTTCAGAATGTTGGCGTTGATTTGGCTGGGCCAATGTACGTGAGAACGTCACTCCGAAATAAGAGGTCGCCATTCTTCAAAGCCTACATCACCGTATACGTATGTATGGCTACCAAAGCCGTGCACTTGGACCTTGTGTCGGATCTGACCACTAGCACATTCATTGCGAGCCTGCGAAGATTTGTCGGCCGTAGAGGAAAGCCTGCGCATATCTACTGCGATAACGCCACGAACTTTGTTGGAGCACAGCGAGAACTGGAAGAACTGCGGAAGCTTTTCCGAACTCAAGTTCACCAAGATGCCGTAGCAAACGAATGCGCAGACAACGGAATACAGTTCCACTTCATCCCACCTCGCTCTCCCACATTCGGTGGAATCTGGGAAGCCTGCGTGAAATCCGTGAAGACCCTGCTTCGCAAAATCCTCGGAAATGCCCACCTAACCGAATCCGAGCTGCAAACCGCATTGATTCAGGTCGAGTCAATGCTAAACTCTCGCCCAATCACGCCGTTGCCGGACAATCCATCCGATGAGCTTGCTCTGACTCCAGGACATTTCCTGATTGGTCGTCCGTTGAATGCGGTACCTGATCCAGATTGCCGTGAAGTTCCTGAATCCAGGTTGTCTCGATGGGAACGAGTACAACAGCTAACTCAGCATTTCTGGAGTCGTTGGCACAAGGAGTATCTCGCCACCCTGCAAagtcgctaccgctggacagatGCCATGGACAATCTAGCCGTTGGTTCCATCGTCGCTCTCAAAGATGAGAGAGCACCGCCGTTGAAATGGCCCCTGGGACGCGTGCTCAGCGTTCATCCCGGCCCTGACGGCCCTGTTCGTGTCGCCACCGTGAAGTCGACCTTCGGCATCGTTCAACGCGCCATCTCGAAGCTCTGCTTACTTCCAGTTGAAGTAGCGCCACCCATC GCCCTTGCTCAGGGAACCGAGCCGCCGGACGAGATCCCGGCCCTTGCTCAGGGAACAGAGCCGCCGGACGAGATCCCGGCCCTTGCTCAGGGTACAGAGCCACCGGACGAGCTCCCGGCCCCTACTCGGGGAAATGAGTCGCCAGACGAGATCCTGGCCCAAGCTCGGGGGTATCGAGCGGTTCGTGGTTCACCTGTAAAGAACCAAGCCTCGCCGT TTCGCGTACAGATGTTCCTCCTTTACAGCACACCACTCCCGGACAGTATCCTGCAGTCGGACCCGACGCACCTCGAATAA